Proteins found in one Chromatiales bacterium genomic segment:
- a CDS encoding DUF5309 family protein, with protein sequence MAVISGRGVTTGRAGTDIQSGLSNNTVSQREDLANFISMITRDETPFMSSIGKTKATAIFHEWQTDELQAPGNSRISEGTDYVIPGSTAGLGGGMAQATGPEFNVVGPNRARLGNYTQINGKTIAVSGTRRAIDQAGVADEYAYQLKKRGTELRRDVERDLIGTYQVADAASTSTARSFGGYQAWINDVATCEGLSSTTATYTAVTDRATNYLDADATDDTPAQDASQAGTGRFVPVLVNEAARRALSLSEIDSVMQKIYEEGGKATKIMVSPKLRRDFSDLMVTDSGVRRNIDMDGKLRQSVDIYMSDFGDLMVVPNYIMGLSTSATANDDTADATALVYDPQWFSLATLRPLQEVDVGQRGDSTIGMMVEECTLEVKNPIGCGAIYNLR encoded by the coding sequence ATGGCTGTTATTTCAGGACGTGGTGTAACCACAGGTCGTGCAGGTACTGATATCCAATCAGGTCTGTCAAACAACACGGTTTCTCAGCGCGAGGACCTAGCAAACTTCATCTCGATGATTACTCGTGATGAAACCCCCTTCATGTCGTCTATCGGCAAGACAAAAGCTACTGCTATCTTCCACGAGTGGCAGACTGACGAACTGCAAGCTCCGGGTAACTCTCGTATCTCAGAAGGTACTGACTACGTAATCCCGGGCTCGACTGCTGGTCTTGGAGGTGGTATGGCTCAGGCAACCGGTCCTGAGTTCAACGTAGTTGGACCTAACCGTGCTCGTTTGGGTAACTACACCCAGATCAACGGTAAGACTATCGCTGTCTCTGGTACTCGTCGTGCTATTGATCAGGCAGGTGTTGCAGACGAATATGCGTACCAGCTGAAGAAGCGTGGTACTGAATTGCGCCGGGACGTTGAGCGTGACTTGATCGGCACTTATCAGGTAGCTGATGCTGCATCAACATCTACTGCTCGTTCATTCGGTGGCTATCAGGCGTGGATCAACGACGTAGCAACCTGTGAAGGTTTGTCATCTACTACTGCTACTTACACTGCAGTTACCGACCGTGCTACCAACTACTTGGATGCGGACGCAACTGATGATACCCCCGCACAGGACGCTAGCCAAGCTGGTACTGGTCGCTTTGTTCCTGTACTGGTTAACGAAGCTGCTCGTCGTGCACTAAGCTTGTCTGAGATCGATAGTGTAATGCAGAAGATCTATGAGGAAGGTGGTAAGGCTACTAAGATCATGGTATCTCCAAAGCTACGCCGTGACTTCTCTGACTTGATGGTTACTGATTCTGGTGTTCGTCGTAACATCGATATGGATGGTAAGCTGCGTCAGTCAGTAGATATCTACATGTCAGACTTCGGTGACTTGATGGTAGTTCCGAACTACATCATGGGTCTATCAACTAGTGCTACTGCTAACGATGACACTGCAGACGCTACTGCTTTGGTCTACGATCCTCAGTGGTTCTCACTGGCTACTCTACGTCCTCTGCAGGAAGTAGATGTCGGACAGCGTGGTGACTCAACCATCGGCATGATGGTCGAAGAGTGCACGTTGGAAGTTAAGAACCCCATTGGTTGTGGTGCTATTTACAACTTGCGTTAA